Proteins encoded by one window of Lathyrus oleraceus cultivar Zhongwan6 chromosome 1, CAAS_Psat_ZW6_1.0, whole genome shotgun sequence:
- the LOC127103956 gene encoding ATP synthase subunit alpha, chloroplastic-like: MVTSRADEISQIIRKRIEQYNTEVKIVNTGTVLQVGDGIARIYGLDDVMAGELVEFKEGNVGIALNLESKNIGVVLMGDGLMIQEGSSVKATGRIAQIPVSEGYLGRVVNALAKPIDGRGEISTSESRLIESRAPGIISRRSVYEPLQTGLIAIDSMIPIGRGQRELIIGDRQTGKTAAVATDIE, translated from the coding sequence ATGGTAACCAGTCGTGCAGATGAAATTAGTCAAATTATCCGTAAACGTATTGAGCAATATAATACCGAAGTAAAAATTGTAAATACAGGTACCGTACTTCAAGTAGGCGATGGCATTGCTCGTATTTATGGTCTTGATGACGTAATGGCAGGTGAATTAGTAGAATTTAAAGAGGGTAACGTAGGCATTGCTTTGAATTTGGAATCAAAAAATATTGGTGTTGTATTAATGGGTGATGGTTTGATGATACAAGAGGGAAGTTCCGTAAAAGCAACAGGAAGAATTGCTCAGATACCAGTAAGTGAGGGTTATTTGGGTCGTGTTGTAAATGCCCTAGCTAAACCTATTGACGGTCGAGGAGAAATTTCAACTTCGGAATCTCGGTTAATTGAATCTCGCGCTCCCGGTATTATTTCCAGACGTTCCGTGTATGAGCCTCTTCAAACAGGACTTATTGCTATTGATTCTATGATCCCTATAGGGCGTGGCCAGCGAGAATTG
- the LOC127103947 gene encoding ATP synthase subunit b, chloroplastic-like has translation MVKANEFEVSTQSRKKVFCLTPPFLLFYNAELMTYRILRTIRNSEELRETAIEQLEKVRARLRKVEMEADRFRVNGYAEIEREKLNLINSIYTSLEQFENDKNKTIHFEQQRAINQVQQSVLQQALQGALGTLNSCLNNELHLRTIGATIGMFGSMKAKNN, from the exons ATGGTTAAAGCTAACGAGTTTGAAGTTTCGACGCAGTCTA GAAAAAAGGTGTTTTGTTTAACGCCTCCATTTCTACTTTTCTACAATGCGGAATTGATGACCTAT AGAATTTTGAGAACTATTCGAAATTCAGAAGAACTCCGGGAAACAGCCATTGAACAGCTGGAAAAAGTCCGGGCCCGTTTAAGGAAAGTAGAAATGGAAGCAGATCGGTTTCGAGTGAATGGTTATGCCGAGATAGAACGAGAAAAAttgaatttaattaattcaatttaTACAAGTTTGGAACAATTCGAAAATGACAAAAATAAAACCATTCATTTTGAACAACAAAGGGCGATTAATCAAGTCCAACAAAGTGTTTTACAACAAGCATTACAAGGAGCTCTGGGAACTCTTAATAGTTGCTTAAACAACGAGTTACATTTACGTACGATCGGTGCTACTATTGGTATGTTTGGGTCGATGAAAGCAAAAAATAACTGA